CACGGCCGGCATCAACTTGAGATTGCCCGCCACTCGCAGTGGGAACTCCGATTGTGCAAGCACGTCGCGTTGCAAGTCAACACCGGGCGCAATCTCGACGACGGTGACGCCTTCCGGCTCGAGCCTCAAGACGCAACGTTCGGTGACGTAGACGATCTCCTGCCCCTGCGCGACCGCCCGCCTGCCCGAGAAGGACACCTGCTCGACCTCGTTGACGAGCTTCCTGACCTTCCCTTCCCTGGCAATCCGCAGTGAGCCATCGGCGATCTCCAGGCCCGCGCCCGCCGTGAAGTAGCCGGAGAACACGATGCGCTTGGCTCGCGCCGTGATGTCGACAAAGCCGCCGGCCCCGGCCGTCACATGGGGGCGGAGGCCGAGCTTCGAGACGTTGACCGAGCCCGAGCGGTCGATCTGCAGAAACGACAGCAGCGACATGTCGAAGCCACCGCCCTGGAAATAGGTGAATTGATGCGGCGATTGGACGATCGCCTCGGCATTGGACGCACAGCCGAACTGGAAATCGAGCAGCGGAACGCCGCCGATGGCGCCCTGCTCGATCACCCAGGTGACCGCACCGTGCCGGCCTTCCTCGATCAGAATACGCGGGACGTTGGCCGAAATGCCGAATCCGATGTTGACGGCGTCGCCGTCGCGAAGCTCCATCGCGACGCGACGCGCGATGGCTTTGCCGACGTCGAATTTCGGCATCTCGAACGAGGCGATTGGTCGAAAGATCTCGCCGGAAATCGCGGGCTCATAGGGTGTGTTTGTGGTCTGGAGCTGGTCCGGGGCCACGACGATGACGTCGACGAGCACGCCGGGCACGACGACGTCGTGAGGACGCAAGGTGCCGGCAGCCGCCAGGCGCTTGACCTGCGCGATCACGAGGCCGCCATTGTTGCGCACGCTCAGCGCCTGATCGAGCGGTCCGAGTATGCCGCCCTCGTGCTCATAGGAGAGGTTGCCGCGCTCGTCGGCGGTGGTGGCGCGAATGATCGCGACCTGCGGAACGATGCTTGGGAAGAACAACCAGTCCTCGCCGGCGAAGTTCACACGACTGACGATCGGCTCGGCGGCAGCCTTGGCGTTCATCGCGCAGCCTTCGCGCATCGGGTCGACGAAGGTGTCCATGCCGACCTTGGTCAGCACGCCCGGGCGCTTCGCGGCGGCTTCACGATGCAAGTCGAACAGGATTCCCGACGGCACATTGTAGGCGGGAATGGTGTCCCCCGAGATCATCTCCCAGATCGCAGGGGGAGCGGCCGAGGAAGGACCGGACGGATAAGAGCCGGCCAGGACCTTCCTGAGGCATCCAGGCTTTGCGATGTGATCGATGCCTTTGACGCCCCACATGTCGCCGGCAGCGATCGGATGCAGCGTCGTCAGGTTGCGCGGGTGGCCTTCCGCATCAAATCTTGCGCCGATGGCGGCGAGCACCGCATCCGGGCAGCCCAGCCCGGACGACGAGGAGACCGTCACGACGGCACCGTCGGGGATCAGATGCGCCGCCTCCGAAGCGGTCAAGACCTTCGTTCGTGCCATATCCGCCTCAGGTCGTCAGATCGATGGGAGTCTCGTGTCCCGTTCGCGCAGCCTCGCGCGTCGACAACGCGACGCTCAAGGACTTCATTCCATCCTCGCCCGTAGCCGACGGCGCCCCTCGGCCAGCAACCGCATCGCCGAACAGGCGCACCGCCCGCAGATAGAGATTCTCGTGCGCGACCGGGAGCTGCCTCTCGCCGTCCTTGGTCCGCAGCAGGACTTCGCCCTTGGGCTGCTGGGTCATGCAATCGGTCCCTATCAGCGAT
This region of Bradyrhizobium sp. CCGUVB1N3 genomic DNA includes:
- a CDS encoding acyl CoA:acetate/3-ketoacid CoA transferase, with protein sequence MARTKVLTASEAAHLIPDGAVVTVSSSSGLGCPDAVLAAIGARFDAEGHPRNLTTLHPIAAGDMWGVKGIDHIAKPGCLRKVLAGSYPSGPSSAAPPAIWEMISGDTIPAYNVPSGILFDLHREAAAKRPGVLTKVGMDTFVDPMREGCAMNAKAAAEPIVSRVNFAGEDWLFFPSIVPQVAIIRATTADERGNLSYEHEGGILGPLDQALSVRNNGGLVIAQVKRLAAAGTLRPHDVVVPGVLVDVIVVAPDQLQTTNTPYEPAISGEIFRPIASFEMPKFDVGKAIARRVAMELRDGDAVNIGFGISANVPRILIEEGRHGAVTWVIEQGAIGGVPLLDFQFGCASNAEAIVQSPHQFTYFQGGGFDMSLLSFLQIDRSGSVNVSKLGLRPHVTAGAGGFVDITARAKRIVFSGYFTAGAGLEIADGSLRIAREGKVRKLVNEVEQVSFSGRRAVAQGQEIVYVTERCVLRLEPEGVTVVEIAPGVDLQRDVLAQSEFPLRVAGNLKLMPAVLFRPEPIGLELRRAA